CATACAgttaaatatatttagaaaaaaacagaaaataattttgggagtggtctctttctctgtctccttagcttttttaaagtttttgtaACATTCATAGAGGATTTTATGTTGTGTGCAATGTCATCTGGAATGCATGTTCAAATTGCCCAGACAGCAACACAGTATCGGCCCAGATCTGGCCCACATCTGGTAAGTGTGGATACCAGATGTGGGCCGGATCTGGCCGACACAATATTGTTGTCTGAGGAAAgacattatcatttttattagtaCTGTTGGACTCTATAAGACAACCTGATTTAGACATTCTGCTGAACCAGAGAATTCCTGTCattatttgttttcaaatgGTGTCACTCAATTGTGTACACTCAATCAGCATTGAGTGTACACAAAAACTGTGAGGGAAACTCATTGACTTTACAGTATGTTGCAGAGGAGCCATGAGCTGTATCAATTTAAAAATCTTAAGCAGACATGAAGACTATTTATACTTACAAATTTTGCACTGCAACTACCCCAGGGTTTTATTAAATCTCTGAGAAATTCCTGAATTTCCAAACACAAatacatagagagagagagagagtgagagagagagagagatcaatgTTCAATCAATGAGAGGATAACCCTTTCCTCTTAGCAACCACAATATAGGAATACATAAATCAGCTGTTGGGTTTAGCGGTGGATCAGATTGTGTTGCATTAATCCCCTGCAGTCCGGCTTTAAAAGCTGTCTGGCCAAATGGGATACCGGGGTAATCCAGGTATGAGATCACTAGACCAGAGACAACAAAACCGGCGATATAAACATGAAAGCTGACTGAGCTTGTAGGAAAACATCCCTGTGCCGTGCACTGGCGTagacaaatatattttctatatttaggtttaaaatggcTTCTTAAGATTTAAAGCAATGCAAACATAACAGTTGTAGACTAAGAAACGGCTAAGATCAAAGCaatattctgttattatttactcacaaaGTCCCATCGCTGAATTAAGTGAAACCTTTGGCATAATATTTTGGTGTTTACGTAAGCCAACAACTCTGAAAGGGTTTCCCGACTAAAAATTCACACTTTCACAGCTGGGaataaaatggaataaaataaaattaaaaaataaataaaataataaaaaattaaacattttgacaatataaataaaataacattttcaaataacaaataacaaattaaattaaaaaataaattaaaataaaacaactttaacctaaaaaagtgttttctaagaataaaatcTTGAGAAGATTCAGGACGATAAATATGTTGAGCTAATTTAGTCTTTCTATGGATCTCCACCCCATGATTAAAGTCTATATGTTCAATGGTAGAATATATTGCCTGCGTCACCAACACAAGCACTGTTGGATCAGGGTGTTTTCTAGCAGTGCAGTGGGCTCCCCAGAGAACCTTTTGAGTTGGGGTCTAGATTTATGACCCACGCTATATCTGACCCTGGGACCCAATGGTTGCTGTGTTCTCTGCGATACCTCTCCCCAAGACGCATTCTCATCTCAGCACCACTGGCAGGTTTATGAGCCTTTGGAAAATAGTGCTGGCTAGAGAGATCCCCGCCTCCTGACATCAATGGTTAAACTATAAACACGGTTGCATCCCCCAGTGCGAAGGGGACAGTTTTCTGTAGAATTGCATCTAGCCCCGTCAGGTTTTACAGCTTCAGGACAATATTAGATTTAGCAATATAGCCTGCAATGGTTTTGAGAGCTTAAGAGACACAGCAGGCATCAATACTCACATGCACTGCTTGAATCCATCTCTGCCCTCTCTGTCAACCCTGCATGAAATACATAGCCAGGCACAAAGGCAATTAAAAGGTCCTGTGCAGCTCTCAGAGGTCACCCATGGTTACAGCCTCTCAGTTGCTGAGGTGACAAATAAGAACGTCTGAGCCATTTGATTGGCTGGCAATTTTACTGAAGGGGCTCCCCCTGCACCTTTGCTGTCTTTGTGATTGAGGCCAGCACTACATCCCAGGATAGCAGCttttggtgtttttgttttataattcaaaACGAAAGAGCTGCAACTGTAGGTGTTAAGATTCTGTGATGCATGTGACATGTTTTGAAGCATGAACCTGCCATATTGTGATTCCCTCTAATTCCTTTATCATCCCAAAGGCTCCCTCTGCTTTTTTTAGGCTCTTGTCAACAACACAGAGCCAGATTATTTTAGCAGAACACAAACTCTTTGGATGTCAGACAGAGGATacgtttaaacaaaacacactgTGGTTTTTCTGTCTGGGATTGTCAAAGCGAAACCCCTTTGGACATGTTTTAATTAAAGGGTTGTTTTCCAAGGACTATTCTTCTATTTGACAGgatattttttactttagaTGCGGACTAAACTCAAGTATTTCTTGCGAAGCCATCTGCAGCATTACTGAAACTCTTTCATGGAAGTCTGGAGTGTGTTTCAAACGATTTATCTAAAGAAAATGGCCAATGTAGTGACGAAGAGGACTAAAAAGACTTGTCACATGTCACTTTTTTCCACAGAACACTAAAGGTGAATTTTTGTGGCCACTCTTTTTGTTGATACACACAGGGGCGTCGCACTCGTGGGGGATGTGGGAGTTTtaacacccacacttttcccggtgagagggttcaacacccgcactttttctgcagtttttccgcagttttgcacaaacgccttacagcCGTCGCGcctccgtttctctggccgctctgtgtctgcgctcgctgcggctgcctcctctcccctccctctcaaacatgacaccggctttgagtgtgaccggctgatgattggctgttctgccttaagtcccgcctctcttggtgtgttagatttatcggtcagctcgtgctgaggaggcgggaacttacggttatggttatttacatctcccttttccaggtactttgaatgagtgtttatgctttcgaggtttttaaataagcttgatatgtgtttgggaagatgttctgtttaggttttgttgacatgtcgagtgttttctgtatatttcgttttttagactaatgctaattgctaattgggatattgttcagcagctagctaagttcggttatgtatgtggcatgcaatgtataaagtaactgtgatgaaggcagggaattgacgaggaggagggacaaattgtcattgttaagcagtgtatttatgggtttattgccagtgcaattgattttgatattttgagcattgtttgttgattagctgaatacttttgtggatacttgcctgttgtgtttgattgtacctgttgaggagaaaaaagtgagaaatgatgtcattgtttgcatacctgttgaagaactatgaaagaaaagtgtatattattttaatgtttaaaaacagtaaattgttacattatttataccaatagagaaaaagctttgtgtgggcgtttttttatatatctccccttttcaaggcgcaagtaagcaaaatttagcagtctcagtcacagtcctgtcaaacccatgtcactatcaagcttACCACCAAGTGtgttttatacttttctagtatcactcatttaaatgggaagctttttatatcttgtatgttataccttttgtacctttctgtcattgtattcatcgtttttattgttaacaaacaaaccacatccatcccctGCACATTTGAAAAGCTTGCTAAGCCCCTGGATACACACTCCAACCAAGTGgcactgttgggttaaattaacccagaaaatgtttatttttcacccaacccagcataggttaatttacaaccTAACGGTTGGGTTCgtctctttttgacccaacgctgggttgaaaacaaACCAGCATTTTTTTAGATGGTAAACCATGACTGGGATAGTCAAGCTCCAAAATGGCAAAAAAGTTCATATAATTTATACAACATATATTTCATACAATGGCTTTCTGTAAAGACTACAGGTCAATTTAGTTACTATTTACTGAATATTGATACCCATCTTTCCTTCGCACATTGGATGGGTTTGGTTTACTCAATAACCCAATAATCCAGTCACAGCAGTTTGGTTACTTTTCCCTTTTTGGAGTGTGACCGCCCCAGTCCTCATTTACTTTAATTATAAGGTAAAGATTTTGTGGAAGAACGTCATGCAGTTCTGGAATGAGATATGGGTGGGTAaatgatttgacatttttttggtgaactttcTTTTAATAGTCTGGGTGAGGCTGAAAGTGTGAGCATGGAAATACTCCACAGGCCTTATCGATGAGGACTTCACGCATGGCTGACCTGAAGGGACATgaacaatttaaaatgttttggaaCAGCCCTATAACTAACCCATTTTTAATCAGATGCTACATGCCTTGGCTTTTTATGGAAATCGTCTTACCCTaattatttttgtctacaaatgCGCAAGACTTTAATCCACTTCATTATCCAGAAATATTTAGACAAGCTTATTCTGGCTACACCCCTACAGACATGATTCCTGTATTTGTTTGCAGCTGTAGAGGACAGTGTTTCTTCTCAATTAACCCGCTCAGCAGGGTTGCTTTCCTCTCATCCTGCATTCTTAAGATAACATTGAGAAAACCAATCAGGTGAAATGCAATCGTAACCTAGTCTGTCATGACATTTGGCTTTGTCTTGGAGTTCCACCCACGTGATACGCGTAGTGTATTGACAGCCAGAGGTCATGGATCAGAAACCCTGACAAGCATGTGTTTTCTGAGGAGGAGGCAGGGTGTACACCACAACGATCGATAAATTCTTTAATATTTATCTTGGTGTCCCATTTCAGTACAGCTGATGCATATTGGACGCTGATAAATATCTTACAAAATTGGAAATGTAGgtgctgtctctttaaatttaatacatgtttaatatataaaatacattgtttAAAGTAAAGCCAATCATCGGTatatcattatatatatatacactcacctaaacgATTATTAAGAACACCATattaatacggtgtttgaccccctttcgccttcacaACTGCCTttattctacgtggcattgattcaacaaggtgctgaaagcattctttagaaatgttggcccatattgataggatagcatcttgcagttgatggagatttgtgggatgcacatccagggcacgaagctcccgttccaccacatcccaaagatgttctatcgggttgagatctggtgactgtgggggccattctagtacagtgaactcattgtcatgttcaagaaaccaatttgaaatgattcgagctttgtgacatggtgcattatcctgctggaagtagccattagaggatgggtacatggtggtcataaagggatggacatggtcagaaacaatgctcaggtaggccgtggcatttaaacgatgcccaattggcactaaggggcctaaagtgtgccaagaaaacatcccccacaccattacaccaccaccaccagcctgcacagtggtaacaaggcatgatggatccatgttctcattctgtttacgccaaattctgactctaccatttgaatgtctcaacagaaatcgagactcatcagaccaggcaacatttttccagtcttcaactgtccaattttggtgagctcgtgcaaattgtagcctctttttcctatttgtagtggagatgagtggtacccggtggggtcttctgctgttgtagcccatctgcctcaaggttgtgcgtgttgtggcttcacaaatgctttgctgcatacctcggttgtaacgagtggttatttcagtcaaagttgctcttctatcagcttgaatcagtcggcccattctcctctgacctctagcatcaacaaggcattttcgcccacaggactgccgcatactggatgtttttcccttttcacaccattctttgtaaaccctagaaatggttgtgcgtgaaaatcccagtaactgagcagattgtgaaatactcagaccggcccgtctggcaccaacaaccatgccacgctcaaaattgcttaaatcacctttctttcccattctgacattcagtttggagttcaggagattgtcttgaccaggaccacacccctaaatgcattgaagcaactgccatgtgattggttgattagataattgcattaatgagaaattgaacaggtgttcctaataatcctttaggtgagtgtatatattatacatatagcCGTTACAGGGCCAGGAGTCACATGGCCCTACCATGTTCAATGATGTCATAAATCAACGGCGTTTCAATCTTCACATTGAATTTCACTAAACCCAGAGTACCAATTAATCCAATCAGAGCAAAGCAGCTGCTTCTCTGGGAAGTTGAGAGCAGAGTAAATAGATCTGTGTCTGCGCACTGGTGGGGGGTTGGGAGATCTTTAAGCTATTTGCTTGTCAAACTCTATCTGAGGACTATACataaagacattaaacactGCAGTGTTAGTTTTCACACTGATAAAATATCAGCCCCTATCCATTTCGCTTGACTGTGTATTTACATACATAGGAAAACTTTACTAAACGTCTAGTAAACGTTGTTTTATGTGTCAACAACAGCAAACGTCATTTTTGTTGCTCCAGTGTCTAGTTTctgcttcataatgcattaTGCTATAACACCATAGTTACATCAAACAATGTTCTTTCAGCATCGATGCCTTTCCTGTGGGTTGCTCTCCCCGAACACCAATGACATCCTCATGAGCGCCTGTTCTATTAATAGTTTAACAGGGGTTGTATTCTGTTATGTCACAAGGAATTGAAACCCTAGTATCTATTATAATGGTGGTGGTAGAATAAGATATCATAATATAAAGTCTAGCACAGGTTCTTTAAATAGAGCTAATTACCTAaagccttaaaggggtcatatggtgcgaacacgtgtttttctgtgtctttggtgtgttataagttgcccatgcatgtattagacacgtaaaattgcaaaaattaaagtgtcggaacaaaagatgcattctatttaaaagtgaatgttcagccagacctgcctgaaacgcctcttgtgaccacacccccacaaatctacgtcagttcgtggtatgagttgagtaagaccgcccaaatgtacacggtgggcgtacctgtcagtacaattgctttggaacctgatgttccaaatatggtaagaggcgttacatttccttcacacacttgcagtattccaccaatcactactcactggttaactggccaatcatagcacacctcgcttttcagagcgatgagctttgtcaaaaatctgcacgtttcagagaggcggggcaaagaggagatacaaacatgcacgtatAGTGGAAAATAAcacataatattcgttttagccgtgtcaaatgactcttttaaacagttttatagCACAGCAGGAAAAGACCAAGATGTGCTAAAATATAGTAGATCCACAGTGAGAAGCTTACGATTCCCATATTAATGAGTTAAAGTTTGCTCAAACTGTCCATGCATCCTTTTTTTGTCAAGCAGTTATCATTCATTTcagcaacccccccccccaaaatagGATGAATTGTGTCAAAGCCATctataatttattatcaattcTACAGCATTACAAAAACTATTTacagcattttaaaacaaaaatgttcaaattaaaACTCAGATCTTACAGTTGTGAATAGTGAACCTTAGTAATTCTTTTAAGACTTCAGTTTCACAGCTAATATAGTGTGAACATGTTTGATGGCCCTTTATTATACCTGCACTGACGAACAATTTAACGTATGAGAAAATCTGTTACTCTGTGACGCTTTTCTGACATAAAATCAATGAGTTGCAAAGTCTCTTTCTTGCATAAAGAAACTACGAAAAAGGCAAGGACGTAGGCTTGATTCTGGTGATACTACAGCCTCAATGCTATCACATATTCCTTGATTATAAAGGGTCGCTGCAATTATTAGGCATGGAAGAAAGCAGTTCAATACTGTGTGACACATAAAGGTCAAATCTGTTTTCTCCCGACCACTGGGCCATCTGGAGCATTTCCTTCATTCAGGGATTCACTGCAAAATCCGACGACAATACAGGGTCCACTGAGGAGCTTCAAAGTAAAACAACCATGTCCTCCTTTGCTCATCTTTTCTTTTTGCTGTTCTtcaacattttctttcttttgaggaTCATTTCGTACAGTTTTTCCAAACCCATCTGTAGCCCCTGCCCATCGACTGCGCTGCATCCCTCTACGTGGTGTAGGGTGGAGGAGCTCAGTTCGTGCACAGCCAAAACCTTCGCCACGTCAGAAACACCCAGTGCAACTGGAACGTCCTGTTTATTAGCCAATACCAGCACTGGCACTCCTTGATTCTCTGACGTCCGTGTGATCTTGTGCAATTCCACCTTAGCCTCCTCCATGCGTTCCACCTCCGTGGAGTCCACAACAAAAACCATGCCGTCCGTGCGCCGTGTGTAGGACTTCCACAGTGGCCGCAGTTTTTCCTGACCGCCTACGTCCCACACCTGGAAGGTCATGGCACGGCCGTTGCCGACCGGAACTTTTATCTTCTCAGTGTTAAATCCCTTGGTTGGGATAGTTTCGACGAATTCCTTAAGCTTCAGTCTGTAGAGAAGCGATGTTTTACCAGCAGAGTCCAGACCAATGACCACAATGTGCAGGGACTGAAAGTTAGGCAGGAACGGTGTGTTGGGGGCAATCTCGGTTAACTGGTTTCCCATGGCAACTTggtttctcaccctcttgtaaaGAGCAGCAGATTTGTCTACGTTGCTTTAATTGTTTGGCATTTACACCTACTTCAAAGGTACTGCAAGCAGACAGAGGTGCTGTATAGATGGAGACACCGTGCTGATCCTAgtgaaagaataaaaacaaatgctgATTATCACCACAGATATGGGAGCTATTTACAACTCTGCAAAGGGTTGTGACGATTCATCCACCAAGAGAGAGATTGTTAGGACggaaaacaaagacattcaaaATCTAAATCACACTTTATAAGGTCTTAGCGACtactataaaacatatttactttgATATATACTTAAAACAGGGAAAGTCTGTATCATATTCACAATGAATTTAATGACAAATAGACAAGTCCTACCCTGTTACCATTTGGTGTCAAATCACAGCTTTACGAAAAAGAAAACTGTTTAATTGTAGGTAATGATTTAAGTGTAGCCTACGTAATGTAACGTTACTAGTGGCTGCTCTCTATGCCTATTTGCAGCACATAATCCTCTTATAGAGCCTTAACAGAAATAGACTTCTAAAAAAGTCGGTTTTATCTTTCTTATCTTTATTTGATCTGTTCTTTGAATGCAGAAATcaacaatacattttcatgttatCTGGTTTCTGCAGGGAATCTTTCCTAATTCTGAATAAACCACTTTAGCACACCGTAAAGTACTATAAACAGCTATGAAACATAAATGGTATATAAATCCCGAATGTAAACTTTAATGCTACATTATATTGCTAACAGAgacaaaagtataaaaacatagTACTTAGattaataaagttttaaaatcttATAACAGACCTCACGATGAGCTTGTCGCGCAAATTTATGAGATGCCTTGAGAAAGAAAACCGCAGTGCTCGGAATCGATGCTTTTTAATCTTTCTGAACATTTTCATCACTTACCTAAAAGGTATTTATCTCGTAACGGGCAACTTTTCCATTTCTCACAGTTAAAACACCAACGGCCAGTTTATCCAAGCGACTCAAAACAACGATCATTTTCCAGAGTCTATCTACCCTCCGATGCCAGCGACCCGAGAGAGATGAAAGTGGAGCTGAGCGCACAAGATCTGGAACAACAATCCCGCATGTGACGTCACCCACACGATACGACCCCCGATTCTTTTCTCACGACTCCCTCTAGCGTTTGATTGTCCGGCAGCTTGTACGGTCTCGAATGTCGTTTCGTACCGAAACAGCACCGCTCCGTGGCGACCCTGGGGCATCGAAACTGGCATGTAGcaaatcctgttttttttttatttcctattTTAGAGACCACTGTGATGCCCTAAAACAGGGTAATTTATGTGtacaaaaacagcaataaataaataatattaataaatatgaacacaaatataaatataatagtttattaaaatgtagggCATGtaatgtaaaacacacacagacacacacacaatatctgtatatatatatagtatattaagtatatatatatatatatatataaataattagtAATGTAATgtcaaatatataataaaaataaaatatacatatttaaattaaatttatttattattaattcgtttcaataaaatgcattaataataaaaaacgacGAAGTGATGGCCTTCTTGAGACATAGCTTCACACCGGAAGGCAGTCCACTAAATATCAATTACACATTTTCAACATGTTCAATTTTAGTATAGAAtagtataaatgtataataggctacatattatatattttgaagtGATAGATGACGTAACAGGCACTACAGTGTCTGACGACATATGTGTTGGTGTTGGGAGAAATTGCTTAGAGTTGCTAGGAAACCATCTAGCGGTCCAGGCAGCAACACGTCCGAAAGTCAGAGTGCTGTCAGACGAGGATACGATATTTCCACAGGACGGCTAACTTGGTAAAtcgtttctattgtttttatcagTTTGAATGCACTTTTGTTGTGAGGTTAATTGATTAGACTACTGTTTGTAGTTTCTTTTTATTCAAGGACATGATATTAGTTTGTTATCTGTCTATTCTAGAGGTCTGACGCTGGTCCAAACCGGGGTTGTCCAGGAGTGTGAGAACGTCATAGGACTAAATGTCATTACTCAACTAAACTGTCGTCTTATTATTACAATATTAATTGTGTATTTGAGGCGATATTACAGATAAATCTACGTTGTCGTGTAATCAGTCAGAGTTTATGAGCTCGGAAATCAGTTCAGTGTTTATTTCTTTATGAGTGTCATGACAAAGGAAACATCTCAGCATGTAGTTTTGAATTACGTTAATCAGGAAACGGTGTCACGTTTCTTCACATTGACTTTGGTCATAGAACTCCGTCTCTTTTACAGGTGGTGTAATATGTCAGCAATGCACTGGGAGGCCCGTCGACGTCAGCAAGCGCTGGATCGCAGATTATTTGATAGAGCCAGACAGGTGGGCTTGTTAACACCTGTACAGATATAtaacatatgttttttttttcattcaccGGGAATAAATTATTGCATAATCTTTCTTTGTACTGTAGGATGAAATGAAAGGCAAAAATAAAGAGCAGTCAGAGACACACAGTGCATCTGCAGGATCCGAGTCTCTGGGTAATGCTTGCATAAAAGGTCACACATGTACACTGTAACGTTGTGCACATTGTTGTACGAGACCTTTAGTAAAACACATGTATACAGAACATGTATACAGATTATTTGTTTTCCATAGAGGTTGACAAGAAATGCATTTGCAAGTGTCAACCTGCCAACGAGGAAACATGGGCCAAGAGTAACAAAAGATACTCGGTGAGTACATCGCTGAATATTGCCATTGAAACATGTTTAACCTGTTCTTATAAAGAAGTGCTGTAGGTCAGACATGATACAAATGATACAGCTGTTGGACCTTAAAGTC
This genomic window from Triplophysa rosa linkage group LG18, Trosa_1v2, whole genome shotgun sequence contains:
- the arl4d gene encoding ADP-ribosylation factor-like protein 4D codes for the protein MGNQLTEIAPNTPFLPNFQSLHIVVIGLDSAGKTSLLYRLKLKEFVETIPTKGFNTEKIKVPVGNGRAMTFQVWDVGGQEKLRPLWKSYTRRTDGMVFVVDSTEVERMEEAKVELHKITRTSENQGVPVLVLANKQDVPVALGVSDVAKVLAVHELSSSTLHHVEGCSAVDGQGLQMGLEKLYEMILKRKKMLKNSKKKR